The DNA region TAATGATTTGATATTGCTTTTGCTCATTAAATCAGTATCGCCATGGCAAGTAACGCAATAAATCATTTTGCTGTCTATGGCAAATTGTTTGTTCAATTTATTGCTTTTGAAAATCGCATCAGCAACTTGGGGAACCCTCTTCAAATCATGCTCGAAATGACAGCTGACACAAGATGCAGCATCCATGTTGCCTTTGATTTGAGCTAAGCCGTGAATACTGTTTTGATATTCTTGAGCAATATGAACGTGGCATTTTCCACACGCTGAAAAAGAATTTTTGACACTGAGACGAGCTTCAAAATCCTCATTTTTCTTAATATTATGAAATCCGTGGCAATCTGTACATACTGCAGCGTGCTCTTTGCCCTCGGCTTTCAGTTGGAAATGCCTCGAATTAGAATTTGTAATCGTTTTAATAACTGATGGATTTTTTGTGTCATGACTATGGCAATCTGTACAAACTTGATTTTGGTTAGCTTTTCGCTGAGTATAATTTCCAATCCAGCCCTTAGTGATGGGTTTACTATGGCAATAAATGCAATCGGGAGCATTTTCGTCCGAGATGCTCAATAAGGCTTTGTAATGCTCCGATTTCATATATTCGTCAACCACATCTTGATGGCAAGTGCCGCATTGATTAAGAGAATGAATGCCGGAAACCTTGCTGCCTTTGCCCTTTGCCGGAGTTGTGTAATGGTAGCCATGACATTTTTTGCAGTCGTTTTGCAAAGGAGCATCTGCCATCCATGGGTGGAAAGTGTGCTTTTTTTCAACTCCTTGATGACAGGAGTTGCAATCAATTCGCCCAATATTTTCTTTATGCGGGATATCATAAGGGTCGAATCCCTTGTGACAATCTATACATTTCACATTTTTATGAGCAGAAAAGATAAACTTTGAATTATCCACCCATAGAGAGATTTTTGAACGCCCCTTTTCCATATACATATCGGGGTCAGAATGACACATCATGCAATCATCGTTCTCTATCGAACTGAGAGTCCCATAATTGGTGATTATCAACATGAATGTAACAACAAAGTATAATATTTTCATATATTAGCACTCTTAATTTGTAAGCAATTATCAATTTCCAACATGACACTAAACCATAATTCAAATTACACAAAATATCTTAATTTACCAAATAGAATCGATGTGATGAGATAACGATAGATAGGATTTTATCATTCTTTACGTAATATTCATCCGATGACTCTAAGTCATCGGATGAATTGATAATAAGCTATTTAAAAATTGATGCTAATAATCGAATAAATTATTAAAAATACAATTAATAATCCGGTCAATAAAGCTGCCCACCCAAAGATTGAATGAACTTTCTTTTGGGTCGGAGTGGGTGCGTCAACGTATAGTTCTTCCAATTTTCCTTCTTCGACTAATTTTTCATATTCTGCGGGTCTGTCGAATTTGAATTCTTCTACATCGTAACTGCCTGAGAAAATTACTGTATCCATAGGGAATTTTTCCGGGCGGAAGTGCGTATTGAAGAAATGTATCGTGAATATAAATCCGGCTGCAAGCAATGCCTCGTCACTGTGAATAATAGTAGCAACGTTAATGAATTGTCCGGACATAAATTTGGTGAAAAATTCAGGTATCCAGAGCATAAGCCCTGTTGAGCCAATTACGAAAATACCCCAAAATACCGCAAAATAGTCGAATTTTTCCCAGTATGTCCATCTTCCATATTGCGGGCGCGGTCCTTTGTTGAAAAACCATTTCATCGAGCCGACCAAATCTTCCCAATCTTTTTTATTCGGTAAAAGTGAATCGGGTCCCAAAAGCATTTCTTTCCATGAGCTAAATTCTTTACGTTTGTTGAATATTAAATCGAAAATATGAGTAAAGAATACACCGAACAATATTATTGCCGCAAAGCGATGGAAGAAACCGGCAACTTCGACACCACCAAGCATCTTGACGCTGAATTGTGCCCACCAAGCATAGGAGAACTTTAGCATCATACCTGTGGCAGCAAGTGTCAAAAAGCATAGTATCATCGTGACGTGCAAAATTCTATTCAAAGGTGTGAATCTCCTAACTCGTTTGCCCGAATGACCCGCTGCTTTGAGTGCCATGATTTCTTTTCGCATCTTTAATGATTTTGGCAACCACAATAACGTGTGCAACCATGAAACCAGAAATGTGCCGAGAAGAAGTATTGTCATACCCCAAAATGTGATGAAAAGCAGAGGATATTTTTCGGGGTCGTGATGAGTTGCATGTGTCAAATAGCGAGTGAATCCTTTGTTTGCCGCCGGGTGACATTTTGCACAGGTTTCGACAATGTTGTCACGTGAAAGTGTCGAATTCGCGTGTGATGTTGGTAATATCATATGGGCGCTATGGCAATCTTGGCATTTAGCAGCTTTGCCCGAACCAAGCAGCGACGCTTTTCCGTGATAGGTATCGAAATATAAATTAGTAATTTTCTCATGGCATTTGCCGCAAGTATTCAACATGGACAATCTAAACTCATCTTTCGATGGGTCAACTACAGAGTGAGCTACATGACAAGTGTTGCAATTAGGCAGTTCATCATTCGATTTTGATACCAAAGGCGAATGGATACTTTTATCAAATTGAGTCTGAATTCCCCAATGACATTTGCCGCAAGTATGGCTTATATTGTCCTTGTGAGTTGAGGATACGGGATTTTCATGATTTGCTTCTAAATGCGCAGAGTGACAATCCGAACAATTTGCCGTTACTTTGAGCCTCCCTGATTTCAAGCCCTGCCCGTGAATACTCTCGGAATAAGTTTCGGTAAGATGCTGTACTTTGCCTTCCATTCTGACCGCTGCTTGATGTCCGTCTTGGTGACATTCTGAGCATAGGTTAGGAATATTTATAGCAAATGTTTTAGACATTGGATTAATTTTAGGGAGAACTTCATGGTCATTGTGGCACGTGACACAAGTTGGAGCATCTTTTTCACCAGTCAAGAATAGCTTCCCATGGCTACTTTTCATATAATTATTGTTTACATTGTCATGGCAACTTCCGCAATTCACTTTTGTGGTAATAGTTTCGCAAGAACGAATTTTCGATGGTCGAACTTCAATGTGGCATTTACTGCAAGCAAGGTCTGAATGTACCGAATGGTCTAATTTTGTCAAATCAACATACAAAGAGCGCCCATCTGTAGTTGATTTAATATTTTTATCCTGATGGCAATTCAGGCATTCTTTTTTTGCTAAACCTACATCATAAAATGACTTACGCACTTTATGCGGTTGGTGGCAGTCAACGCACGCCGGCAATATATGAGCTTCTTTTTCCCATAATTCGCCATCAATAATTTTCTTGTGAACATCCTCAATTCGAGCGTGGCATTGAGCACACGTAGCGGCAATATTATTCCGTGCAATCGAAGACCTCTTGTCAGTATGGGGCAAAATTGCATGTGCTGTATGGCATGAAACGCATGTTGCGGTCACAACCAAGCCCCGTTTGAAAAGACCTTCGCCATGAATACTCTCAGAATAGTTTTCTAAGATATGCGATTGGGGAATATTCCTTGCTGTTTGTACAGGTGAGCCTTCTTGGTGGCACTTCCCACACATGAATGGTATTTTGAGCGGTTGCACGGGCGATTTTTCGTGTTTAGCATCAACAATTTGGTGACTTCCGTGGCAGAACTGACAATTGGGTGCTAAAGGGTCGCCCTTTTTGAGAGCAACACCGTGAAAGCTCATGTCGAAATCCTTTTGCTCCTTAGTGTGGCATTTGCCACAGGTAGCAGGTTTCAATTCATCCTCGTGAGGCAAATCCACACCTGCTAAATCTGTATGGCAATCAATGCACTTGACTTCAGCATGAACTGAGCCCAGAACGTGATTGGGATTGACATACATCGAAATACTCTTGCCCTTGCGGGTACCTTTCAAATCTTTGTCGTCATGACACATCATGCAATCGTCGTTCTCTTCGGGCATTGAAACTTGTACCGCAGAGTTGAGTGTTGTGAATGTCAAGTAGGCTATGAGAGCAAAAACCAAGCTATATGTTATGGTTACTGCTTTCCCTCTATCTTTAAAATGACTTATTATGTTCATATTAAAATAATTATTTTATTTTTACAATCAATACATATGTGAAATTAAGTATTATTTTTTATTCACACAAGGAAATGAATATAATCATAAAATATTTTTTTCATTTTGTCACAATTGTAACATATTGAATTGTATGTACATTCGTTTTGCATTATTATGTCAATATTTTGGCTATAAATATTTCTTCTCGTATTGAAAATTTTTTTCACGATAAACAAAAGCTGAATTCGTTCGTTACTTTCATTTGAATTGTTGTGAGTGTCGGTTGATTAATTAGGAAAATGTATGAAGTTATTAGTTATACTGCCTTTTTTGTATCTTAGTTTCATATTCGTCCCATCTATATTTGGTCAAGATTTGCCTTGTTTGACGGATTTTATCGGAACTCATTATGAGACTGATGTTAATGCATCCAATCCGCCCTATTCGGCTGATATGCCTGAATCTGTCGCAATAGCATACCGATTCTTGGATAGTTTGACTAAAAGCTCTAACATTGATGAATTTTATGGCAGATTATGGCGCCAAGACTATAATGACACACTCCTAACCGTGATGAAATATTTGTATAAAACTATTGAATATAGTCCGGAAATATTTCTCAATTACCTTATTTATGGCGAATTGAACAAGCAATCTGTGATGGACTATTATTTTGCGTTCGTCGAACAAATAAGGAGAGCATCGCCCACCCCAATCCTTGATGCATCATTGACATCATCATACTTAGTTGCACGAGTGACAGTTAATTCGATTCTGATGCGAGCCACATCATACAAAGTCCAATCCAAAACAGTAAGAGAAGTAATAGCGACGGTTGACACGATTTTCAAAGGGAAACAGCTTTTGACATGTGGCGATGAAGGCTCAAATACTGCACAAACATTAAATTGCTTGAAATTTGACTATGTCAAGGAATGGTTTGAAGATAAAAATCCCAATTTTGAGATGGAACTAAACAAATCCTACCTCATTTTCTTCGAATACAGAATGATATGCATAACGGAAGCCTCGACATTTTTCAGTTTGTTGCCCCTCAGCACGGCAGGTTCGGCAGTAAGGTCCATATATCCAATCGAGAATGACAATCTGATTGACGAACATAATGAGCTTGGCTTTGGCACTTCCGTACCAATTAATACTGTGATAGATGGCATTAATTCCCGAATAAAAGCGATTAAAAACTATAAGCCTTGAGGTGGAGATAGAAAATTTCTCTAAAATTGCACCCTTTTTTGAATATTTAAACACTTACCCACAGAATATAAAAAAGGATTGAAAACTGAATGATTTAAAAGCACATTTTACCGAATGTTATCGTCGGAATAAAGATAGTCTGTGGAGATATTGTCTCTTCATGACAAGAAATACTGACGATGCAAAGGAATTACTGAGCGAAACTCTTTATCAGGCTTTCTTAGGATTTGCCAAACTCAAGAGTGAAGATGCTTTCTTAAGCTATGTATTTACCATCGCTAGTAGGGTGTTTTACAAATCAATTAAATTTCAATCCAACTTTGAAAAGGATTTTGATTTTGACAATTTAATGGACAACTCATTGCATCCGGATGTCATGGTTGATATTCAAATATTGCGACAAGCAATGAATAAGTTGAAACCGGATTACAGAGAAACGCTGATTTTATCAGAAATTGAGGGCTTTTCGAGAAAGGAAGTGAGTATAATTATGAATGTGAGTGAAGAAACTATTAAATCAAGATTATACAGGGCGAAAAAGCAATTAGCTGAATTAATTGGAGTGAAAGATGAATACAGAGTTAAATAAATACTTTGATTCGGCTAAGAAAATGAATCAATTTAAAGAGCCATTGGATGATAAGGAATTGAATTCTATCTTGGCAGTGAATAAATTTGCTCATAATTCACCTACGAATGTTGAACTGTTTGGGAGTATCGCAATGTTGACTTTTTTAGTAGTGTTTAGTTTTCTAAGTATAAATCAATACTTTGAGACTTCAGAATTTCTTGAAAACGTAAAAACCAGTGAGAATTCGAATTTCCAAATACCAGATATTGAAAATCCGTCAGTCGATTTGATTGACAATTCGGAAATCCAAGTATTAACCGAAAGCAAAACCAAACATATTGAAGGAAGAACTCAAATCATATCTCAAGAGGAATTGACAAACTATCCGATTTACATAAAAAATCCATTTAGAACCGAACCACTTCAACGGGCGCAAAATGTATTTTCGATTGGAACCAATAATACATTAATAGATTTCCTCGAACCCGGCTCTATTCAGACCGATGCTGAAGGTAGTCCAATTCCGGGGCTCATAACTTTAAATCTAACAAAAGATGAGTTGGCAAAATTAAATATTCAATTAAATGAAACAAGCGTATCATATTCAATTGAATACTTTCATCAGTTGCATCCGATTCCAATGAGAAATAATAAATCTTATAGTAATCTTCCGGCTAATTATGAATTAGTTAAGAGAAATTACCCTGTAAATGGCGATACACTTCTTGTAAAAGCCAGACATGAAATAGATTTAACGCATAAACTTGATGAGTCTATACTGATTAAAGCTACTATTCATGCTACTGCATATAGAACGGCAAACACTTCAGACACTATTGACGGAAAAATAAAATATAATTTAAAAAATGTAATATTGCATAGCCCTGTTCATGAATACATTGGAATGGATTATGCAGTCGCTTATGAAGACTGGAAGAAGCGTGCTTTGCAAGGTTTTGTCAATAATATTGCAACATTCGGTAATTGGACTAAAGATTCCTACAGCAAAGTTGTACCGATAATAGCCGCTTTTAAGTACAATAACACTGACCATAAATATGTATTTATTTCGCATGATTCCCCGATTAATCAAAAATATATTGAAAACATGGATTACTCTAAGCTTTTGCCAATCGAAATTAAATTCAAGAATAATGATTTAATTGAAAAATTAGTATTGTGGTATTATCCTACTGATGAATTTATTGAATCATTGCCGGAACGCTACAGGAAAGCTTTAATAAATGAAATTGAAATTATTTCATCAATCGAATCCGGCACATTAAGCTTAGAAGAAGCGTGCAATTTCATTGAAGAAGAATCATTTTACGATTATTGCCGATTTGCCAACGGTGCAATCGAAATACAGAATTTATATCCCAATCCGGTATATAGCGGTTCGATTACAATGAAATTCAAAACAACTGAAGTGCGAAATATCGAGATAAATATTTATGATATTCAAGGTGCATTCATTGGCAGACTTTCAAATATCAATAATTTGAAAGCCGGAGAACATCATATAAAACTTAATTTGACTAATTTGACAACAGGCACATATTTGATTGGTCTCAAATCCGATAAAAATGAATTTGTTTCGCAACGAATAATAATCAACTAAGGAGAATAATGATGAAAATATTAATTTTGTTAGTGTTAATAATGCAACTTAATGCAGAAGCGAAAGATTGGAATATAGTTGAAAATCTAAAAAGCGAGCCATTAACGAAAATAAAATTTAACGACAATGGAATGGGCATTGCATTAGGACCCAGAAGTAATTATTTATATTCGACAGACGCGGGATTGAGTTGGAAGAGACAATACGTCGGAACACATTACCCTTTGAGTGACATAAATTTTACTCCTGATGGCGGCATAGTAATTACAGGCTATTACGGAACAATCGTATATTTTTCAAAACCAGGTGATGAGTTTGAAGATTGGAGTATTGACCCGGTTTTTAATTTAGGGAAATTCACTTATGTGAACACGAACACATTATTGGTATTATCACAAAATTCCTACATATTGCGAAGTACAGATAAAGGAGAATCATGGAAGGCAGTTTCAATTATTGAGCATCCATACTTAACTTCAATTGTGAAAGTGCATGATAAATTATATTTATCAGCATATAATAACGATGCTTCTGCTATTTACGAATCAAGCGATGAAGGTGGAACCTGGAAATTAATTAATATTTTCGAAGGAGAGCAAATCTGGAAACTTCATTATGATGGCAATAAGATATGGGCATTAGGGTCCGATGGTTTGCTTTGTAATTCAACCGATAATTGTTTAACCTGGAATTGGATAAATACGCAAACTAATTATTCTATAAATGGATTTGTGAGCGACAAAAATAATATATGGCTTTATTGCATTTTAAACAATGAGCGAATTATTCTTAATTCACAAGACTCCGGAGCGAATTGGACAGAATTTGACCGCTCCGAATGTCAATATCCAGGGGCAATGTTTCTATATCAAAATAAGTTATTTGTTGCAGAAAATTATAATGGTGTTATTAAATGGAAAGATATTTCAAATTTAAAATAAAGGTGAAAAAATGAAACTGAAATTTATGACAACCTTGCTTACTTTTATGCTATTTGTATGCCCTGCTTTATGTGTAGAAATTGATTGGCAGGAAATAGAATTCCAGAGTGCAGCTGATATTAATTGCATTAAATTCTATGATAGTAATAACGGTTGGATAGCAGGATATGCCGGAACAATTTACAGAACTACTGACGCCGGCGTGACTTGGATTGATTACAGTACCGATACAAACTATATTTTTGTAGAAATATTTTTACTATCCGATGGGACAGGTTGGATAGTTGGTACTGATGGAGCAATATTCAAAGTTAATGCCGAAGGAGAAATAATACAACTCGAAAGCAATTCTACATTACAATTTAATTCCGTATTTTTTCTTGTTAAAAATATTGGCTGGGTAGCCGGAGAAAATGGCATTGTGCTAAAAACTATTGATGGTGGCGAGAATTGGTCCATATTTAAGTATGAAATACCAAATCTGCATTTCTGGTCATTATATTTTTTTGATGAAATGAGCGGCTGGGTAGTCGGTGATATGGGTGCTGTACTAAGTACAACCAATGGTGGCGTAAGTTGGAAAACGCACAAAACTCCTGCGATTTATAGGAATTTAGCTGTTCAATTTCTTGATAAATCGACCGGATGGGTTGCAGGATTTGGATTTATAATTAAAACTACTGATGGCGGTGTAAGTTGGGTGGCTTCGATTGAAACTACAATTTTTATAGTCCCCAATATTAAGATGTTAAATAGCCAAATTGGATGGGCTGCCTTTGATAGAATTTCTGTACTTTTCACTTCTGATGGCGGTGTGACATGGGAATTCATCGAAACGCCGATTAACGCGAGGTTAGGTGGAATGGATTATGTTGATAATAATTTGTACGCCACTTTTGAGGGCGGTAAATTATATAGAGGCTTAAGCACAGTTAGTGTGGAAAATGCCGAATTGAATAATAATTCAAAAATTAATGTTGATTATCTCAATAATCTTATTCAAATTAATTCAATTCAGCCTTTTTCTCTAAATATATTCAATTTAATGGGAGAGCAAGTTTATAATAACAACGAGGTGTTTAATAATGATTTTATATTAGATTTAAGTACATTAAATCTTGCAAATGGTGTTTATATTCTAA from Candidatus Kapaibacterium sp. includes:
- a CDS encoding cytochrome c3 family protein, giving the protein MKILYFVVTFMLIITNYGTLSSIENDDCMMCHSDPDMYMEKGRSKISLWVDNSKFIFSAHKNVKCIDCHKGFDPYDIPHKENIGRIDCNSCHQGVEKKHTFHPWMADAPLQNDCKKCHGYHYTTPAKGKGSKVSGIHSLNQCGTCHQDVVDEYMKSEHYKALLSISDENAPDCIYCHSKPITKGWIGNYTQRKANQNQVCTDCHSHDTKNPSVIKTITNSNSRHFQLKAEGKEHAAVCTDCHGFHNIKKNEDFEARLSVKNSFSACGKCHVHIAQEYQNSIHGLAQIKGNMDAASCVSCHFEHDLKRVPQVADAIFKSNKLNKQFAIDSKMIYCVTCHGDTDLMSKSNIKSLLESHSWLPELESHFAAVTCFDCHSSYTVPYLSHNILPLEKSVKTCNPCHEQDRNLKSKLANYYKTSKTGESGIIDGTIGGGSYVGLSRSLILDNLSFILLGGVFIGLLAHAYIRWYFRSKKESK
- a CDS encoding cytochrome b/b6 domain-containing protein; this translates as MNIISHFKDRGKAVTITYSLVFALIAYLTFTTLNSAVQVSMPEENDDCMMCHDDKDLKGTRKGKSISMYVNPNHVLGSVHAEVKCIDCHTDLAGVDLPHEDELKPATCGKCHTKEQKDFDMSFHGVALKKGDPLAPNCQFCHGSHQIVDAKHEKSPVQPLKIPFMCGKCHQEGSPVQTARNIPQSHILENYSESIHGEGLFKRGLVVTATCVSCHTAHAILPHTDKRSSIARNNIAATCAQCHARIEDVHKKIIDGELWEKEAHILPACVDCHQPHKVRKSFYDVGLAKKECLNCHQDKNIKSTTDGRSLYVDLTKLDHSVHSDLACSKCHIEVRPSKIRSCETITTKVNCGSCHDNVNNNYMKSSHGKLFLTGEKDAPTCVTCHNDHEVLPKINPMSKTFAINIPNLCSECHQDGHQAAVRMEGKVQHLTETYSESIHGQGLKSGRLKVTANCSDCHSAHLEANHENPVSSTHKDNISHTCGKCHWGIQTQFDKSIHSPLVSKSNDELPNCNTCHVAHSVVDPSKDEFRLSMLNTCGKCHEKITNLYFDTYHGKASLLGSGKAAKCQDCHSAHMILPTSHANSTLSRDNIVETCAKCHPAANKGFTRYLTHATHHDPEKYPLLFITFWGMTILLLGTFLVSWLHTLLWLPKSLKMRKEIMALKAAGHSGKRVRRFTPLNRILHVTMILCFLTLAATGMMLKFSYAWWAQFSVKMLGGVEVAGFFHRFAAIILFGVFFTHIFDLIFNKRKEFSSWKEMLLGPDSLLPNKKDWEDLVGSMKWFFNKGPRPQYGRWTYWEKFDYFAVFWGIFVIGSTGLMLWIPEFFTKFMSGQFINVATIIHSDEALLAAGFIFTIHFFNTHFRPEKFPMDTVIFSGSYDVEEFKFDRPAEYEKLVEEGKLEELYVDAPTPTQKKVHSIFGWAALLTGLLIVFLIIYSIISINF
- a CDS encoding actin-related protein 2/3 complex subunit 5 family protein; translation: MKLLVILPFLYLSFIFVPSIFGQDLPCLTDFIGTHYETDVNASNPPYSADMPESVAIAYRFLDSLTKSSNIDEFYGRLWRQDYNDTLLTVMKYLYKTIEYSPEIFLNYLIYGELNKQSVMDYYFAFVEQIRRASPTPILDASLTSSYLVARVTVNSILMRATSYKVQSKTVREVIATVDTIFKGKQLLTCGDEGSNTAQTLNCLKFDYVKEWFEDKNPNFEMELNKSYLIFFEYRMICITEASTFFSLLPLSTAGSAVRSIYPIENDNLIDEHNELGFGTSVPINTVIDGINSRIKAIKNYKP
- a CDS encoding RNA polymerase sigma factor: MTRNTDDAKELLSETLYQAFLGFAKLKSEDAFLSYVFTIASRVFYKSIKFQSNFEKDFDFDNLMDNSLHPDVMVDIQILRQAMNKLKPDYRETLILSEIEGFSRKEVSIIMNVSEETIKSRLYRAKKQLAELIGVKDEYRVK
- a CDS encoding T9SS type A sorting domain-containing protein translates to MNTELNKYFDSAKKMNQFKEPLDDKELNSILAVNKFAHNSPTNVELFGSIAMLTFLVVFSFLSINQYFETSEFLENVKTSENSNFQIPDIENPSVDLIDNSEIQVLTESKTKHIEGRTQIISQEELTNYPIYIKNPFRTEPLQRAQNVFSIGTNNTLIDFLEPGSIQTDAEGSPIPGLITLNLTKDELAKLNIQLNETSVSYSIEYFHQLHPIPMRNNKSYSNLPANYELVKRNYPVNGDTLLVKARHEIDLTHKLDESILIKATIHATAYRTANTSDTIDGKIKYNLKNVILHSPVHEYIGMDYAVAYEDWKKRALQGFVNNIATFGNWTKDSYSKVVPIIAAFKYNNTDHKYVFISHDSPINQKYIENMDYSKLLPIEIKFKNNDLIEKLVLWYYPTDEFIESLPERYRKALINEIEIISSIESGTLSLEEACNFIEEESFYDYCRFANGAIEIQNLYPNPVYSGSITMKFKTTEVRNIEINIYDIQGAFIGRLSNINNLKAGEHHIKLNLTNLTTGTYLIGLKSDKNEFVSQRIIIN
- a CDS encoding YCF48-related protein, coding for MKLKFMTTLLTFMLFVCPALCVEIDWQEIEFQSAADINCIKFYDSNNGWIAGYAGTIYRTTDAGVTWIDYSTDTNYIFVEIFLLSDGTGWIVGTDGAIFKVNAEGEIIQLESNSTLQFNSVFFLVKNIGWVAGENGIVLKTIDGGENWSIFKYEIPNLHFWSLYFFDEMSGWVVGDMGAVLSTTNGGVSWKTHKTPAIYRNLAVQFLDKSTGWVAGFGFIIKTTDGGVSWVASIETTIFIVPNIKMLNSQIGWAAFDRISVLFTSDGGVTWEFIETPINARLGGMDYVDNNLYATFEGGKLYRGLSTVSVENAELNNNSKINVDYLNNLIQINSIQPFSLNIFNLMGEQVYNNNEVFNNDFILDLSTLNLANGVYILNVTTNNDIKTVKFIIKE